TTGGCCACGGCCGGGGCACCAATTGTTGTGCGGAAACCATCGCCACGTCGCGCTTCAGTTAGCGGATAACTGAGTAAAAACCCAGCCGCCGCCACCAACAAAATCAAGCTCAGACGAACTGCGTTGCGACGCGTTCTCCCCGAAAACAAGCTCTGCGATTGTGAGAGGCGGGTGTCCGTTTGCATAGTTTGTTCCTTCGCTAAAATGGTCATGGCAGCGTTAGAGTATGCCCGGGGATACGCAACGATCACAGGGCGTTGATAACACTGTCAGTTGCCTGCTGCTTTCTGACAAGACCAATCAAATCCGGATATTATGAAGAGCGTTGCTGATTTGCTTGACCATTGATTCAACGCGATGAGCCGTTTGGGGAAGGCCAAAAGCTGACTGGCAGTGAACTGCCACTGCGTCACAAAATTCATGTGGGAAGCCATTACCGTACCCCAACTAACTTAAACTCTAGCGTTGATTATGCGGTTGTTCTGAATTGAATAAGATTGGAAACTTGGATGGTCACCACCGAGACAAAACGCAAAGTACATCGTCCAGTTGTGGGTTCGCCTTGTCTGGTTGCCTGACTGCTAAACTGCCACAGCCAAGCCTTGAGGAAATCGGAAAAAAACCGATTGGTGTGATCCAAATTCCGAAAAATTACCGCGCGTCGTCGGAGATAGTATTACAGCCCACCCTATTCGTCCAGAAGAGTTTCCTCCGCTTACAAAATTTAAGAACTTGGAGATGGCATAGGCGAGGCGAGCGTATGTTTTTTGATCAATTCGACACCATAACGAATTGGCACTCCAAAATTAGTGGTCGAAGAATTCAGCAGAATGGCTTGATTGATGCCGATCACTTTGCCGTTGGAACCAAAGACCGGTCCGCCAGAGCCGCCCTCATCAGTTCTGGCATCGTATGTCAGGTGCGGCGAAATGTCGCTGATGTGACCTTGCGTGGATTGTGGTCGGATTTTATTGCTTGCTGCCAATTCGTTGAGCTGCGTTCGGTAAGGTACGTTGCCCATTCGCAAAAACCCTGAGCCGCTGATTTTATCCACACGGGCTTTCAGCCCCTCCAACCCCGCCGGGTACCCCAGCAAAACAACCGGTTGGCCACTGGCGATGCTTTCTCCCTGATCATCCAGCGGCAGCACAGGCAAATTGGCGTCGCCCTGTTCAAAGGAACAAATCGCCACATCCTGATCCTGCATCAGTTCCAACGGACGCAGCGAAAACGGTTCAGAGGTTTGCGGAAAATAAGCAAGCAAATCTTTCAGTTTCGGGCGAAAGCCCCGCATGCGGATCAAGCTGGCCAGATCGTCGTCTTCCCAGGCCTGCACCACGTGGCGGTTGGTCAGGATCAATCCCTTTTCGGCCAGAAAGCCTGTCCCCATAAATTCAACTTCGTAGACCCGCCCGTTGCCGTCTACGCTGAGGTTGACGTTGCCATCCGGGCCGATTGGATTTTCCACGTGGCTGGGTTCTTTAAATCGGACTTCGCGCCCAACGCGTTGGTCAACGAAACTGTACACGCCGTAAATCAAACAAACGCCTTGCCCGTAGGTGTTGACGACGATCTCCGGAAGCGAAAACGCACGTTGCAGCGACAATTGTCGTTCGCGATCCTGTTTGATTTCCTCGCGCAGCTTGTCAATTTCCGAGCGCGTGGTTTCTTTTAGTTCGCTGATGGCGCGGTTGTTGCGGCGACCTTCCAGAAAGCTCAGGGTAGGAAAATAAACGAACAGCAACAGAAAAAAGACGGCCAGTCCCGCAATGGCATAAAGCAATCGTCGCGGGATTTCGCTGACCAGTTCGCGCAACAATTGTTTGACGAACACAATGGCGACGTCCGTGCGCGGAACCATCCGTTTATGCCGCGCGGCGTCCGCAACAGCGCCGTTTCCCGGTCGCGCCGAAGCCAGCACGGCATTGCCCAATCGCAACGACCCCGTGATGGATTCCATCGCAGTCTCATTATCTGTCAACGAAAAGAATCGGAGTCGTATGCCCGTCGCGCCAAAGAAAAAAGTATCGCCATCCTGGACAGTTTCGCCAATGGCCACGGCTTCGCCATCGCGCGTAATCCCCGCCATCGGTTCCACCGTCGTCAATCGGTAAGCATCATCGCGCCGCCGCAACGTCAACAAGATGGATTCAGGCGGCAGCGAACCTTCGTCCGCACTGACCACCAGATCGCAGTCCGGCGCGGTGCCGATGGTGATAACTTCCTGATGGAGAATTCTAGTCGCGGGCTGTTCGATCCCCGCCAGTCGAATGACGATTCCGTTGTTCATTGATACCACTTTCGTTAATGTCCGAACGTTCCGCGTTTCAGACGAAACAATATCACAAACCTGCACGCAACCAAGCGGCAAACTTGGCAGCACGAGAAAATTTCAGCTAAAGTTCCGGCCTCGCAAAACTAAATCATTGAGGAAAAGAATATGCCTGACTTTCATCGTCGCATTATCGCCATCGTCGCCATTTCCGCCGTTGCCTTTTTGGCGTTCGCCCAGCCGGCAGGCAAAAAGATTTTGATCGCGCACCGCGGAGCATCCGCTTACGCGCCGGAACACACCTTCGCGTCATACCGACTGGCCATCGAACAGCACGCCGATTTCGTCGAGCAGGATTTGCAAATCACCAAAGACGGTGTGCTGGTGTGCATGCACGACGTGACGCTGGAACGCACGACCAACGCAGAAGAAGTTTTCCCGGATCGCTTCGCATTTGATGTCAGCGAAGACGCGGCTTCCGGAGGACAGGCGGCCAAACATTGGTTCGTTGCCGATTTCACCCTGGCCGAAATCAAACGGCTGGACGCGGGTTCGTGGAAAGACCCAAAGTTCAAAGGCGAGCGCGTTCCCACCTGGCAGGAAGCGATTGATCTGGTCAAAGGCAAAGCCGGTCTGTACCCCGAAACCAAAGCGCCCGAAGTGTATGGCCGTCGCGGGTTCGATATGGAAAAGCTGCTGATGGAATCGCTGAAGAAAAATCATCTGGACACGCCCGGCGCTGACCCAAAAACGCCCGTCATCATTCAATCCTTCAGCGATGCCAGCCTGCACAAGCTGCGTGACGTTCACAAAACCAAATTGCCGTTGGTCTTTTTGATCAGCGGGGACCCGCAAAACCAGTGGTTGACCGAAGCGGGATTGAAAAAGATCAAAGCCTTCGCCGACGGCATCGGCCCCAGCAAAGGCTTGATCGAACGCGAACCGAAGATCGTCCAGTGGGCACACACCGCAGGTTTGACCGTCACTCCGTACACCTTCCGTTCGGCGATGCCCGGCAAACACAAAGACGTGCGCGAAGAAATGACTCAATTCCTGTACACGTATGGCGTAGACGCTCTGTTCACCGACAACCCCGATCAGTTTCCACGCCGGTAATAACGTTTGGTCGCAACGTAGCCCAGGTTTTCCAACCTGGGCGGTCTCGGCAAAAGGCTTTTGGTTGCAACAAGGGGCTTCCCAACAATGCTCGCGCAGGTTGGAAAACCTGCGCTACATTTATTTTAACCGCGCCTCTCAAAAGCTTGGCGGTTTTCGCCCTGCTGTGGAAAATAGCGCCGTCCCAAGTTACTTCCAAAGGACCGCGCCGCATGACCAACGCCACACCTCAACGCCGTTTTGATATCGCGCTTTCGTTTCCGGGCGAACATCGCCCGTTTGTCGAACAAGTCGCCACGCAACTCGCCGCCACGTTCAGCCAAGACCGCGTGCTTTACGACAAATACCACGATGCTGAATTTGCTCGGTTGGATTTGGACGTTTACCTCCCCAATTTGTACCGCACGGAATCTGAGTTGATCGTCCTCTTCCTTTGTCCAGAATACGCGAACAAGCGTTGGTGTGGCCTGGAATGTCGGTTTATTCGCCAATTGATCGGCACACCCGATGCCAAACGCATTATGTTTCTCAGCATTGGGAATACTGGCGATTACTCCGAATTCGGCATTCTGCCGGGTGACGGCTACATTGAAATCGGCGCTCAATCCGCCGAAGTCATCGCGGAAAAGATTCGTAAACGCCTTAACCTGAACCGAGGCGTTACGGCTCCGGCTCCAACGGTGTCCATTCCCGCCGACATCTCGCGCATCGTCAAATACGCGCCAGTGGAACTGATTGGCCGCGAAGATGAAACCGCGCTGCTCAACGACGCCTGGGCGAAAGTTCAAACACAAGCGAAAGGCCGTCCGCATCTCCTCACCTTTGTCGCGATGGGCGGCGAAGGCAAGACTTCGCTGGTGGCGAAGTGGGCGGCGACGCTCGCGCATCAGGACTGGCCGGGGTGCGACGCCGTCTTTGCGTGGTCGTTTTACAGCCAGGGGACGCGCGAACAGGTGGCCGCTTCGTCGGACGTGTTTTTGCGCGAAGCCCTGATCTTTTTTGGCGACGAAGCGACGGCGAACAGCGCCAAACACACCAGCGAAAAGGCCAGACGGTTGGCGCAGTTGGTCGGCCAGCGCCGAGCCTTGCTGATTCTGGATGGCGTGGAGCCGTTGCAATATCCGCCGCTGATGCCGATGAACGGGCAATTGCGCGATCAGGGGTTGGCCGATTTGCTCAAAGCCCTGGCCACGACCAATCGCGGTTTGTGCGTGGTAACGACGCGGTATTCGCTGCCGGATTTGCAGGCGTTCTGGCAAACCACGGCCGCCGAACAGAAGCTGTGGCGATTGTCGCGCGAAGCCGGCGTGCGGTTGCTGAAAACGTTGTGCGTCAAAGGCGCTGCGCAGGAATTCGATTCGCTGGTCGAAGAGGTCAAAGGCCACGCGCTGACGTTGAATTTGCTGGGCACGTATTTGCGCGACGCTCACCAAGGCGACATTCGGCGGCGCGATCTGGTTCGACTGGCCGAAGCCGACGCCGAAGAACAAGGCGGCCATGCGTTTCGCGTGATGGCAGCTTACGAACGCTGGCTGGAAGGTTCTGAGTCCCGCCTTCAGGCGGAAACGGCGCGCAGCGCCGCAGAGCGCGCTGAAAGCGCGCAGCCGCCTAAAGGCGGAACTCTGAACAACGGCCAGCGCGCGTTGGCGATCTTGCGGTTGATGGGATTGTTTGATCGTCCGGCGACGGCAGATTGTTTGTACGCCCTGTGGCAATCGCCCGCCATTCCGAACCTGACCGAACCGCTGATCGGCATCACCGAAGCGCAGCGCAATCTGACGCTGAAACGATTGGAAGACGCGCGATTGTTGACGGTCAATCGAGACGCCGCGGGCACGCTGTTATCGCTGGAT
The genomic region above belongs to Acidobacteriota bacterium and contains:
- a CDS encoding trypsin-like peptidase domain-containing protein — encoded protein: MNNGIVIRLAGIEQPATRILHQEVITIGTAPDCDLVVSADEGSLPPESILLTLRRRDDAYRLTTVEPMAGITRDGEAVAIGETVQDGDTFFFGATGIRLRFFSLTDNETAMESITGSLRLGNAVLASARPGNGAVADAARHKRMVPRTDVAIVFVKQLLRELVSEIPRRLLYAIAGLAVFFLLLFVYFPTLSFLEGRRNNRAISELKETTRSEIDKLREEIKQDRERQLSLQRAFSLPEIVVNTYGQGVCLIYGVYSFVDQRVGREVRFKEPSHVENPIGPDGNVNLSVDGNGRVYEVEFMGTGFLAEKGLILTNRHVVQAWEDDDLASLIRMRGFRPKLKDLLAYFPQTSEPFSLRPLELMQDQDVAICSFEQGDANLPVLPLDDQGESIASGQPVVLLGYPAGLEGLKARVDKISGSGFLRMGNVPYRTQLNELAASNKIRPQSTQGHISDISPHLTYDARTDEGGSGGPVFGSNGKVIGINQAILLNSSTTNFGVPIRYGVELIKKHTLASPMPSPSS
- a CDS encoding glycerophosphodiester phosphodiesterase; the encoded protein is MPDFHRRIIAIVAISAVAFLAFAQPAGKKILIAHRGASAYAPEHTFASYRLAIEQHADFVEQDLQITKDGVLVCMHDVTLERTTNAEEVFPDRFAFDVSEDAASGGQAAKHWFVADFTLAEIKRLDAGSWKDPKFKGERVPTWQEAIDLVKGKAGLYPETKAPEVYGRRGFDMEKLLMESLKKNHLDTPGADPKTPVIIQSFSDASLHKLRDVHKTKLPLVFLISGDPQNQWLTEAGLKKIKAFADGIGPSKGLIEREPKIVQWAHTAGLTVTPYTFRSAMPGKHKDVREEMTQFLYTYGVDALFTDNPDQFPRR